The following DNA comes from Salmo trutta chromosome 15, fSalTru1.1, whole genome shotgun sequence.
TATTGCAAAGAGGTTGCAATAGCATTTTTCATTTTAACATTGCTTAAAATAAAATCCATTGTATTTTCCACTTTGATCCCACgtcacaatatgttgacaaattcCTTTGAAACacttgattcaaccagtttctgCCCAGTTGGATGTTGCCTTTTCTCTCACGTACAGCATGACTATAGGTCTAGTAGTGCAGCATGACTATAGGTCTAGTAGTACAGCATGACTATAGGTCTAGTAGTGCAGCATGACTATAGGTCTAGTAGTGCAGCATGACTATTGGTCTAGTAGTGCAGCATGACTATAGGTCTAGTAGTACAGCATGACTATAGGTCTAGTAGTGCAGCATGACTATAGGTCTAGTAGTGCAGCATGACTATAGGTCTAGTAGTGCAGCATGACTATAGGTCTAGTAGTGCAGCATGACTATAGGTCTAGTAGTGCAGCATGACTATAGGTCTAGTAGTGCAGCATGACTATAGGTCTAGTAGTGCAGCATGACTATAGGTCTAGTAGTGCAGCATGACTATAGGTCTAGTAGTGCAGCATGACTATAGGTCTAGTAGTGCAGCATGACTATAGGTCTAGTAGTGCAGCATGACTATAGGTCTAGTAGTGCAGCATGACTATAGGTCTAGTAGTGCAGCATGACTATAGGTCTAGTAGTGCAGCATGACTATAGGTCTAGTAGTGCAGCATGACTATAGGTCTAGTAGTGCAGCATGACTATAGGTCTAGTAGTGCAGCATGACTATAGGTCTAGTAGTGCAGCATGACTATAGGTCTAGTAGTGCAGCATGACTATAGGTCTAGTAGTGCAGCATGACTATAGGTCTAGTAGTGCAGCATGACTATAGGTCTAGTAGTGCAGCATGACTATAGGTCTAGTAGTGCAGCATGACTATAGGTCTAGTAGTGCAGCATGACTATAGGTCTAGTAGTGCAGCATGACTATAGGTCTAGTAGTACAGCATGACTATAGGTCTAGTAGTGCAGCATGACTATAGGTCTAGTAGTACAGCATGACTATAGGTCTAGTAGGGCAGCATGACTATAGGTCTAGTAGTGCAGCATGCTATTGCACAGAATGAGTATGACGTTGCATCTTGGTGCAGACAGATCCCTTTACAAACCCTGCATCAGCTCCCATTTGACAGCATGACACCGGTTGTAGTGAACACATTTCTGAATGCACAGCTCATTGTTGTTTGGCACTATGACCAATGAAATGAACAACTGTCAAGCAACTTTTTGCTTGTTTAGTGGTGAAGTCTTGATTTCAGCCGGTTGAATCAGGCCAGCCCCTGATAAGGACACACCCGTTTCTATTTAAACACTTGGTTCTCTGCTAGGAAGCACAGTTCTGTTACTCTAATTGTGTTTACTGTTCTGTCTATCCTACAGtgtgactgtactgtactgctgtgtTATGGCTGGAGGAGGGGTATGGCTGAGGGGAGCAGCAGCAGGCctggtcctctctctgtgtctggtggTGTCCTGCCGGGCCGGTAAACTCCTGGTGATCCCAGCCGACGGCAGCCATTGGACGGGCATGAAACCATTGGTGGAGGAGCTGGGTCGCCGCGGAAaccaggtggtggtggtgattccAGAGGTAAGTGGCTCTCTGGGTCCATCGGAACACACCATCACACTGACCTACCCCGTGCCCTACACCCGGACCCAGCTCCAGACCATTCAGAGGGCCAACCTGGACACCATCATGGCCTCCGACACCTCCAACGACATCAGCAGGATGTGGAGCTACTACCAGACCCTGACGGTTCTCAGGAACTACACCCGTAACAATTGTGACAGCCTGCTATCCAACCAGGACATGATGCAGACTCTGAGGGAGCAGGCGTTTGATGCCATACTGACTGACCCCTTTGAGCCATTGGGTGTGATTGTAGGAGCactcctctccctgcctgccaTCTACATTCAGAATGGCCTGCCTTGTGGAACGGACCTTGAGGCCTCCCAGTGCCCCAGCCCCCCCTCCTACACCCCTGGACGCTTTACTCACTTCACTGATCACATGACCCTGAGGCAGAGGAGCGTCAACTTCCTTTGGGCGTTGCTCCGCCCCCTGGCTTGCAGGTACCTGTACTCTGatgtcaaccctaaccctaaaacagGGGTACTCAAATACCATTTCAGAAGGTCTGGTCAGACAaatttcctaggtggcaaaggtccaGATGGATATTGGCATTCATCAGTGTAGTAACAAACCCGCTCCTCGCAACCCATGCGatcccaaactgttcacacccctcttgttggcagaTAAAAAATTGCAGTTTTATTGCTagtttcctgcagttctacacattatGCTATGGAGCGAAGGAAAAAATTCCAGACCGAATTCCCTTCCctaaactgtatatattttttgttaggACCCACGGTCCGTTTTGACCCCGTTTTGGGTCTAGATCCAGTCCGCGGTCCACCTATTGAGTATGgctgccctgacctcaaacccttGTCCTGCAGGTACCTGTACTCTGATGTCAACGTCATCGCCTCAGAGATCCTGGGGAGAGAGACCACCATCCCAGAGCTGATGAAGAAGGCATCACTGTGGCTGGAGCGCAACGACTTTACCTTCGAGTTCCCCAGGCCTCTGATGCCTAATTTGGTGATGATCGGAGGAATGAACTTTGAGGAGCCAAATGAACTGCCAGAGGTAGCTATAAGctaaagacattttacatttgtcatttatcCAGAGCGGCATCTTATTCAGTGCATGTAaccaagggctct
Coding sequences within:
- the LOC115149009 gene encoding UDP-glucuronosyltransferase isoform X2, with protein sequence MAGGGVWLRGAAAGLVLSLCLVVSCRAGKLLVIPADGSHWTGMKPLVEELGRRGNQVVVVIPEVSGSLGPSEHTITLTYPVPYTRTQLQTIQRANLDTIMASDTSNDISRMWSYYQTLTVLRNYTRNNCDSLLSNQDMMQTLREQAFDAILTDPFEPLGVIVGALLSLPAIYIQNGLPCGTDLEASQCPSPPSYTPGRFTHFTDHMTLRQRSVNFLWALLRPLACRYLYSDVNVIASEILGRETTIPELMKKASLWLERNDFTFEFPRPLMPNLVMIGGMNFEEPNELPEDLQEFVDESGEDGFVVFTLGSLVSQMPEERAKQFFDAFSRIPQRVVWRYTGVVPENAPANVRVMKWLPQNDLLGHPKVKAFITHGGTHGIYEGICNGVPMVMLPLFGDQGDNVHRMAVRGVGEVLSVFNVTSDKLVEALNKVINDKSYKEKMLKLSTVHKDRPIEPLDLAVFWTEFVMRHGGADHLRPAAHDLNWIQYHSLDVFALLLTIVLTVVMVTVKCCKVCFRKCCGMIWTMKMKSE